The Verrucomicrobium spinosum DSM 4136 = JCM 18804 DNA segment AATCACCCTTTGGACGAACTGTGACGGCTGGGACCCCCGTCTGGAGACGCATGCGAACGTTCGTGTAGCAGATGGCAACACCCTCTTTAAATTGCATGAAGCAGATGCCAATTTTTACCACCTAGGAAACAACCACCTGTTTCATTCCTGGATTTGGGACATCGCCCAGCGACATCCGGGCATTGTGGTTCTGCATGACTCGCACCTGCAACATTTCTTCTACGGCCACTACCTTCACCTCACGTCTTCACGAGGGCGATACGTGAATCAGATGGCCCGGTGGTACGGAGCTAATGGCCGTGAGGCAGCCCTGGATCTGCTTCAGGGAAACCGGACGATCGAATCCGTGTCCCAGGAGTACCCTCTCACCGTTCATGCCGTGGAAAAAGCGCTGGCTGTGGTGGTTCACACGACAGGTGCGCTGGAACAATTGTGCATCAACGCCCATTTGCCTCTGGTCCATGCCGCGCTTCCCTATGATCCCTCCACGCCGGAGCCGGAGAGGAAGGTGCCGGGTTGCCCTACAGAGCCCGAGAAGCTAATCCGACTCGTTTTGGTTGGGCACATTGGTTCGAACCGTCGGCTGGAGTCCATCTTGACTGCATTGGCAACGTTCCCCTGCCGGGATCGGTTTAGGTTGGATGTGTATGGTGCGGTCGCTTTGCATTCACACTTTGAGAGGCAAATTGCAAAAATGGGGCTGGCGGGGCAGGTGATGCTGCATGGTTTTGTGTCTGAAGAGGACTTGGATCGTGAGCTCAGCCAATGTGATCTGGCATTCAATCTCCGTTATCCCAGCATGGGAGAGGGCTCCCTGAGCCAGCTCCGTTACTGGGAGCATGCCCTGCCTACCCTTGTCACCCCCACCGGATGGTACGGCACCCTGCCGGAGGATGTGGTGGGGTTTGTGGATGTGCAGAATGAGCAGGCAGACATTTACCGCCATCTCCAGGAGCTGTTGTCGAATCCTGAAATGTACCGAAAAATGGGGAATAATGGCCGGAAACGCCTGCTCGAATTTCATTCGTCAGCAGCCTATGTGGAGACACTCAAGCAGGCGGTGGAGCGGGTGCCAGAGTTCCGCAGGCATTTTGCTGCCCGACGCCTTGCGGACCGGGTGGGGTGTGTCGTTGGTGGGTGGGGCGTGGAGCAGGGGGCAGACGAACTGTATGCCAGGGCCGCGAGGCGGATTCTTGAACTTTCCAACCCCAGCTAGGGTTCAGAGATGGCTGGCCGGGATCAGGCGCTTCTCCAAACCTGCCCATGCCCGAAGGGCTCTTCTGTCTGGCGAAGGGCTCTTCTGTCTGGCGAAGGGCTCTTCTGTCTGGCGAAGGGCTCTTCTGTCTGGCGAAGGGCTCTTCTGTCTGGCGAAGGGCTCTTCTGTCTGGCGAAGGGCTCCGGAGCATCACTAGCTCTCCTTCCAAAATGGCAGGTGTCTTGGTCTTGTGTCCGCGAGACGTGACGCCCTGGCCCAGATCGCTCGTGTGGTGCCAGCACGGGATGACGTCTGCGTGCCTTTGTCGTTCGTCACGGATCAGAGGGGGGCGCAATGTGGATCGGTTTTGTCCGAACGACGCCAGGATGTTGGGGCGGAGCGGAGGCTCGGGCGCGAAGAGGCAGGGCGGCGGCGGAAAGAGTTTCGACAGCGTGCAATGCGCCCAAGGTCCAGATCACCGGGTAAAGCTGCTCGTGATACCAGAGCCGCGCGAAGTAGAGCCCAATGGGGGCTGAGGGGAAGGTGGTGCCGGTCGCGGTGTGTTGGACGAGCCACTGGGTTCCTTTTGCCACCGCGTCTTCTGCTGACGAGCGTGTGCGGTTTCCTGCGTGCAGGGTGTGAAGGGCCAGCGCGGCAACTGATACGGCGGTCTCTTCCAGGCTCGCAGGTCCCGTCTCGCTTCCGCTCCAGCCGCCGTCAAGTTGCTGCCAGGCCAGGAGATTGCGGTGCCCGGTCTCCAGAATGACTTTGATCTCCGGAGTGTTGAGTCCTGAACTCAGCAGATGATTCATGATCTGGGCGGTCCCATACACATGATTCTCCTCCTCCTTGGCATGCTCATTGCCGAACCACAAGGGCACATGGTTGAACCCTGGGGCTCCTCGTGAGGGGGGGCGGGCGATGAAAGCGATGGCGCGGGGAATGCGCAGCGAGACTTCTTGCTGCAGCTCCTCCGGCAGGACCACCTGCCACAGGCCCCAGGCATGCAGGGCATGCGCCGTGATCTCTGGAGTGCTGCGGTCAAAGGGCAGGGTGCCCCAACCCCGGCAGAAGGTGGGGATGCCGCCGTCGCGATTCTGCAGATCCATGAGCCACTGCACGCCTTTGGCGACTGCGGGAGCGAGGGCCTGGCGCTCGGCTTCGTCTTCGCACAAATGCCAGAGGGCCACGAGAGCGCCGCTGGTGTCATCCGCATCCGGCACGCCGCCGGGCAGATCGGTCCAGGCCCAGCCGCCGGGGGCGGCATTGGTGAAGGGGTGTATTTCCTGATACTGCTGCTCCAGCAGCCAGGATTTCAAGGCGGGGATGTCCAGTGCCTCACGGCCTTCCGAGGTTGCGGTGAGCGCCTTGGTGGAAAGGGTGGTGCCCCAGGTGGCGAGATTGGTATCGATCGGCCAACTGCCGTCAGGGCGTTGGGAATCCTCCAGGAAGCGCACGGCTTCAGGAACGCAGGGATGGAACTTTTCACCCGCGCTGGCGAGCGCCATGGTGACAAAGCTCGTCAGCGGCGTGGCCTCCAGATAGCCGCCCGTGCTGGGCTGCAGGAGCTTCAGCATGGGGCTGATGCGCGGCCAGAGAGCCTTGCGCAGGGCGTGCAGCGGATTGAGCAGGGACGGCGGTGCGTGGTAAAACCGCGCATAGCCAATGGCGATCAGCGCTGGCAGCGCATAGCTCACCACGGGCAGGCCAATGGCTCCGAACCATTCACGGGGCATGGCCGCCAGCTCAAACGGCAGGGCCAGCACCCGGGACCAGGCCTCTTTCTCCGGCCCCAGGCGGCCGCCGATGGCGCACAGCATGAGGATGGGCACGGAGAAGGTCTTGTCCTTGCCATAGCGCGCCACCACCGCACGGCAGATCACCTCCGGCTCCAGGGACCCCGTTCTTTCCTTGATCCAGGCTTCGCAGTGCTGAATCGGCTCCGTGCGGTCCGGCTCGCACAGGCTGAGGGCCGACCAGCACAGCAGTGTGGTGGAGAGATTGCTCTTGCTCAGCGTGGTGTCACCCCAGCCGCCATCCTTGTTCTGGTGCAGCACCAGCCACCGCACCCCCTGCGCGATGCGGGCCGAATGCAGCGGGGCATCCACCAGATGCAGCGCCACAATGGCCGTGGCGGTGGAAAGGGCGCTGTTGGACAGATGCCCCTCCCAGTGCCCCCGGGCGTTCCGCAGAGACAGCAGATGCGCCCGGGTGTTCTGAATGGCTTCGGCAAGTGAGGGATCAGATGTCGCCATAGTGCCCTTCCTCCTGCCGAACCCATTTAGCATTTATCATTTCGAATTTAACATTCTACTGCAGCCCTTCCGCCATCTTCTGGAGCTGACCCAGCTTGGTGGCCCAGTCGGTCTCACGCTGGCGGTGATCGTCCAGCACCTTGGCAGGCACCTTTGAGGTGAAGTTCTCATCCGCCAGCTTGGCACGCACCTTCTCCAGTTCGGCCTCCACTTTGGCGATTTCCTTCTTCACGCGCTCCCGTTCTGCGGCCACGTCGATGAGGCCTTCCAGCGGGAGGAAGAGCTCGCCAAACGGCGTGAGCACCACCGGCGTGCCCTTCGGCGCGGCATAGGCGGGATCGAGGTCCAACGTCTCCGCGTTGAGGAGGATCTTCACCACCTCCACTTCGTGAGCAGCCAGTTCGGAGGCGGGCTTGAGCACGAAGCGCACGCGCTTGTTGCTCGCGATGTTGGCACCGCTCTTGAGGCCGCGACCGAGGTTCACCACTTCCTGTTTGGCGGCGGCAAATTTCTCCTCCTCCGCCGTGATGCCAAAGTAGGTGCGCTCGGCTTCGTCGAATGACTTGGGCCACGGGGCGAACATGATGGTGTCGCCGCCCTGGTCGGCGGGCATTTCCTTGTTGAAGCCCATGCCCTGCCAAAGCTCCTCCGTGATGAACGGAAGGAAGGGGTGGAAGAGGCGCAGCGTATGGCCGAGTACGAAGTCCATCACCGCCAGGGTGTTGGCCTTGCGGGCTTCATCGCTGCCGTTCAGCACGGCCTTCGTAGCCTCCACATACCAGTCACAGTACTCACTCCAGAAGAAGCGGTAGAGCGTGGCGGCGGCATCGCTGAAGCGATACTCCTCCAATGCCGTGGTCACTTCCTGGATGGCATCGCTGAGGCGGGCGAGGATCCACTTGTCGTCGCTGCTCAGCAGCTCGGGCTTGATCTCGCCCTCGGAGGCTCCGCCCTGCATCTGGCGGAAGCGGGCGGCGTTCCACAGCTTCGTGCAGAAGTTGCGGCCCAGTTCCACGTTCTTCTCATCGAAGAGCACGTCAGCACCCAGCGGGGCGCTGCGCATGATGCCGAAGCGGAGAGCATCGGCACCAAACTTCGAGATCAGCTCCAGCGGATCCGGCGAGTTGCCCAGGGACTTGGACATCTTGCGGCCCTGCTTGTCGCGGATGATGCCGGTGAAGTACACGTTCTTGAACGGCATCTCACCCATCCACTCGTAGCCAGCCATGATCATGCGGGCCACCCAGAAGAAGATGATATCCGGCCCCGTCACGAGGTCCGTGGTGGGATAGAAGGCCTTGAGGTCGTTGGTTTCCTTGGGCCAGCCCATGGTGGCAAAGGGCCACAACCAGGAGCTGAACCATGTGTCGAGCACGTCGGCATCCTGCGTCCAGCCATCGCCTTCCGGCGCGGTCTCGCCGCAGTACACCTCTCCCTCGCGATACCACACGGGCACGCGATGGCCCCACCAGATCTGGCGGCTGATGCACCAGTCCTGAATGCCGCCCATCCAGTGGTCATACACCTTGGCCCATCGGTCGGGGAAGAAGCGCATGCGCCCCTCGGCCACCACGGCCTGGGAGGCAGGCACGCTGGGGTACTTCAAGAACCACTGCTCGCTCAGGCGGGGCTCGATCGGCACACCGGCGCGCTCAGAGTAGCCCACGTTGTTCTGGTAGGGTTCCTCCTTCACGAGGTCGCCCATTTCACGGAGCAGTTCCACGGCCTTCTTGCGGGCTTCGAATCGGTCCAGACCCTGTAGGTCCTTTCCGGCGAGGTCGTTCATCGAGGCATTGGGGTTCATGATGTCGATCTGCGGCAGGTTGTGCCGTTGACCGATTTCAAAGTCCGCCTTGTCGTGTGCCGGGGTCACCTTCAGCACGCCCGTGCCGAACTGCGGGTCGATGTGGTCATCCGCCACAATCGGGATGCCAGCCTGATTTTCCAGGGGCAGGGGACGGCGCACGTGTTTGCCGATGAGATGGGCATAACGCTCATCCTTCGGGCTCACGGCGATCGCGGTATCGCCCGGGATCGTCTCGGGGCGAGTGGTGGCAATGGTCAGCCAGGTGCCCGGCTCCTCCACCACCTCCACTTTGAAGTAGTACAAGTGGCCGTTCTGCTGGCGCATTTCCACTTCCTCATCGCTCAGCGCGGTGAGGGCGGAGGGGCACCAGTTCACCATGCGCTTGCCACGATAGATCAGGCCCTTGTTGTACAGGTCCACGAACACCTTGGTCACGCACTTGGAGTACTCCTCGTCCATCGTGAAGCGCGTGCGCGACCAGTCGCAGGAGGCACCGAGGGCTCGCAACTGCTTGAGAATGATGCCGCCGAACTTCTCCTTCCACTCCCAGATCTTCTCCACCATCTTCTCGCGACCGAGGTCGTCGCGGTGCTTGATGGCCCCGTCCTTCTTGAGGGTCTTTTCCACCACGTTCTGGGTGGCGATGCCGGCGTGGTCCGTGCCCGGCAGCCAGAGCACCTCCTTGCCCAGCATGCGGGCACGGCGGGCCAGGATGTCCTGGATGGTGTTGTTCAGGACGTGCCCCAGGGTGAGGATGCCCGTCACGTTCGGCGGAGGGATGACGATCGAGTAGGCCGGGCGCTTGTCGCTCACGCGGGCGGGATCAGCGGTGAAGCAGCCACGCTCCAGCCATTGCGCATACCAGCGCTCTTCCACTTCGTTGGACGTGTAGGTCTTGCTCAGTTCGGGCATAGGGGCGCACAGCTTGCACCAAAGAGAGGGGGTTTGCAAACGGGCGCGAGAAACGATCCCGAGCCGTCCATCAGGATCAGCTTTGAATCCGGCGGGACTCGTATTACGTTTCCACCCTAGTGAAGTTCCGCCAGTTTTCCCGCCGCCTCCTTTCCCTGCTTGGGCTGGGCGGCCTCGTTGTGGTCCAATCCCTCTCCCTGGCTGGGCCCTCCACCGTCGAGACCTCGCTGGAGGATTTGCTCACCCTCCAGACCCAGATTCAGTCTGTGCAGGAGCGCACCCGGAAGGCCTTGGTGGCCATTGAGTGCGGGGGCGGGACCGCGAGCGGCGTCATCGTGAGCCCCAACGGTCTCGTTTTCACGGCCGCCCATGTGACGGGTGAGCCGAATCGCAAGGTGAAGGTCATCCTCTCCGACGGCCGCACGGTGGAAGGCACGTCTCTGGGCCTGGATACGGCCACCGATTCCGCAATGATCCAGCTGCCCGCCCCGGCCAAAGCCTGGCCGTACGTCTCCATCAGCCGGGAGACCCGCGAGGTGAAGGTGGGCGACTGGTGCTACGCCCTCGGCCATCCTGGCGGGTGGGACGTCGCCCGCGGCCCCGTTCTGCGCATCGGTCGCATCGTCAAGGTGGCGGCCAACATGCTCCAGAGCGACTGCGTGCTCATGGGCGGCGATTCCGGCGGGGCGCTTTTCAATCCCCAGGGGGATGTCATCGGCATCCACAGCCAGATCTGGCAGGGTCGGGATCAGAACCTCCACGTCAGCATGGCCCCCTTCCTCCGCGCGTGGGAGGTCATGAAAAAGGGGCAGGTCATCACGGCTTGGGCTCAGGGCAGTGGCGGCTGGATCGGCCTCAGTACGGAGGCAGCCGAGGGTGGGCTCAGCATTCGGGCCATTGCCCCGGACTCGCCCGCCATGAAGGCTGGCCTCAAGGAGGGCGATGTGATCATGAGCGTGAACAATGAGAAGCTGGCCGCTCCGGTGGACTTCTCCCAGGCCATTCGGAATCGCACGGCTGGCCAGTTGATCACGCTGAAAATCCGCTCGCCGCACGGGGAGCGGTTTGTTGAGGTGAAGCTCGGTCAGCGTCCAGAGCAGTAGATCGGTATCGAGAGGACCATCATGCGACTGATTCCATCTTTTCCAAGACCGGGGTGCTTCAGCCGGTCGCTTGTTTCGTTGGTGTGCTTTGCCTTGGTCGGGGGCTGGATGCTGGACGGCAGTGTGTTCGGCCAGGAAGTCCTGCCCGACGAACTGCGCACCAACGGCGCAGGTAGCCTCAAGGCGGTCCAGCCAGTCAAGAATCTGGCCATGCAGAGCGCCATCCAGCTTGGCAAGAGCAAGGACAATACACTCACTGGGGTGGTGGCAACGCCAGACGGGTACATTCTGACTCTCGCCAGCGAGGCAGAACCGCTGAAGCCGCTGCGCGCTTTCCTCCCGGATGGAACCAGCGCTGAGGTCCGCGAGGTCAAGCGCGAAGACCGGCTCAATCTGCTGCTCCTGAAAGTGGACCGGGCAGGTTTTATGCCTGCGGCCTGGGGTGAATCGCTCTCCCTGGACATCGGCCACTGGGTGGTGTGTCCCACCGAGCATGGCAGCGAGGTGCGACTGGGGGTGGTGAGTGCCAACCGTCGTGCCATCCCCAACTCCGGGGCGGTCCTGGGCGTGCGTTTCGGGCTGGATGACGCCGACGTGGGCGTCATCGTGGAGGAAGTGGCTGCAGACAGTCCCGCTAACGTGGCGGGCATCTTGAAGGATGACCTCATCCTGGCGGTCGATGGCAAGGGTGTCTCCAAGAATGAAGCCGTGGCCCGCATCGTCTCGGGCCGGCAGCCAGGGGATCTGATCAAGATCAAGTACCGCCGGTCCGGCGCAGACAAGGAGACGGAAGTCCGGCTCGCCAGCAAGAGCCGCGTGCTCATGAACTGGGCGGGCGAGGATTTTGGCAATCACGGCACCTCCTTCCGCACCGACAACTATCCGGAGATCATCCAGCACGATCTGCCCCTGGGCCCCATGGACATGGGCGGTGCCGTATTCGATCTTCATGGCCGCGCCATCGCCATCAACGTGGCCCGAGTGGACCGCGTCACCAACTATGCCCTGCCCGTCGAAGCCTTCCTGCCTGACCTGCTCAAGTGGCTGCGCGAAGACCGGAACGCAGAAAAAGAGAAGGCCAAGAAGAGGGAGAAGTGAGGTGGTTGGATGAACGCCTCAGCATATCGCGACGGCAATGATCCTCTCTCAAGAGTGTTCTTCGGGTCTTCGTCTCGTGAGAAGGTGGCACTGTTCAAGCAGCTCTTTAGAGGTCGTCCGGATGTCTATGCCAGGCGATTCACTTCAAAGAAAACAGGGGCAAGCGGGTATCAACCGGCCTGTGGGAACGAATGGGTGCGAGGGGTTTGCGAAAAGCCCCGCATCAAGTGCAGTGAGTGTCTTCATCAAAGATTCCTTCATCTGACTGATGAAGTGATCCGCTGGCATCTGATGGGGAAAAACGAGCGGAACGAGGACTTTGTGGCGGGCGTGTATCCGATGTTGTTGGATGAAACCTGCTGTTTTTTGGCGATAGACTTTGACGGGCAGACCTGGAAGGAGGATGCGAGTGCGGTCATCGAGGTGTGCGAGGGGCTGGGGTTGCAGGGAGCACTCGAACGATCCAGATCTGGCAATGGGGGACACCTGTGGTTCTTCTTTGAGCAGCCCGTTTCAGCTGCATTGGCAAGAAAGCTGGGCGCTCATCTTCTCACAGAAGCCATGGAGGGCAGGCCCGAGATCGGTCTGAAGTCCTATGATCGATTGTTTCCCAATCAAGACACCCTGCCTCAAGGAGGATTTGGGAACCTAATTGCCCTTCCTCTTCAAAAGGCGGCTAGAGATGACGGCAACAGCGAATTTGTGGATCCGGAGGCGCTGTTTGCATCCTGCCAAGATCAGTGGGCCTATCTCGCATCGATAAGGCGAGTTCGAACAAACAAGCTCTCCGAGGTCGTGCGAGCAGCCGAAGGGCGGGGCAGGATCATCGGCGTCACCTCCGCTTTGCCGGACGATGAGGGCGAGCCCCAGCCATGGACACTTTCTCCGTCCAGGCGGCGCGCGGCGCTACCCAAAGCGACGTTGCCATCCTCTCTGTTGATGGTGCTTGCCGACCAGATTTATATTCGCAAGTCGGACCTGTCCCCAGGATTGCGCAATCATATTGTGCGGCTTGCAGCGTTCCAGAATCCTGAGTTCTACAAGGCCCAGGCAATGAGGCTGCCGACCTACGACAAACCAAGATTGATTGGCTGTGCCGAAGAGTTGCAAGATCACATTGGCTTGCCGCGCGGATGTCTCGACGAATGCCTTCAAATGTGCAAAGACATGGGAATTCATCCGGAGATTCAGGATGAACGGTATGCTGGGATGCGGCTGGGCCTTGGATTTCAAGGGCAACTGAGAGATGACCAGAAGAAGGCCGCCGATGCGTTGATCAACCACGATACGGGAGTGTTGGCTGCAACAACGGCATTCGGCAAGACCGTGGTCTCGGCCTGGTTGATCGCCATGCGAAATGTCAACACTCTTGTATTGGTGCATCGTCAGCAATTGCTTGAGCAGTGGGTGGAGCGATTGTCGCAGTTTCTTGGTGTGCCGTCTGGAGAGATCGGCCGGTGGGGTGGCGGCAAAAAGAAGCCGAACGGAAGACTGGATGTTGCGTTGGTACAAAGCCTCGTGAGAAAAGGTGAAGTTGACGATCTGGTGGCCAACTACGGGCAACTCATTGTGGATGAGTGCCATCATGTATCTGCTCGGAGCTTCGAGTTGGTGGCTCGACGGGCCAAGGCAAAGTATGTCCTGGGGTTGTCAGCCACGGTGGACCGAAAAGACGGACATCATCCAATTGTCTTCATGCAGTGCGGCCCGGTACGGTATAAAGTTGATGCGAGGCTCGCGGCCCAATCGAGGCCGTTTGGGCATCAGGTAATCGTGCGGCCTACTGCTTTCAAGGCCATGGGAGAATCTGATCCCGACAGGAGGATGGAGTTTCAAAGGCTCTCATCCGGGTTGATCGAATCAGACATTCGAAACGCCATGATTTGCAATGATGTCTTGGCGGCTGTGAAAGCAGGGAAGTCCCCGCTCGTGCTGACGGAGAGAACCAACCACTTGGAGGTGTTGCACAGCCTGCTGAGACCAGTCGTTGCCAATGTCATCACGTTACAAGGGGCAATGGGGAAAAGGCAACTTCAGGAGCAACTGGAACGTCTGGCGGGCATTCCGGCGGACGTGGACAGGGTCGTGCTCGCCACCGGGA contains these protein-coding regions:
- a CDS encoding glycosyltransferase; amino-acid sequence: MKWNWFAPLPPAGSGIADYTANLLPVLAAHAEITLWTNCDGWDPRLETHANVRVADGNTLFKLHEADANFYHLGNNHLFHSWIWDIAQRHPGIVVLHDSHLQHFFYGHYLHLTSSRGRYVNQMARWYGANGREAALDLLQGNRTIESVSQEYPLTVHAVEKALAVVVHTTGALEQLCINAHLPLVHAALPYDPSTPEPERKVPGCPTEPEKLIRLVLVGHIGSNRRLESILTALATFPCRDRFRLDVYGAVALHSHFERQIAKMGLAGQVMLHGFVSEEDLDRELSQCDLAFNLRYPSMGEGSLSQLRYWEHALPTLVTPTGWYGTLPEDVVGFVDVQNEQADIYRHLQELLSNPEMYRKMGNNGRKRLLEFHSSAAYVETLKQAVERVPEFRRHFAARRLADRVGCVVGGWGVEQGADELYARAARRILELSNPS
- a CDS encoding prenyltransferase/squalene oxidase repeat-containing protein, which produces MATSDPSLAEAIQNTRAHLLSLRNARGHWEGHLSNSALSTATAIVALHLVDAPLHSARIAQGVRWLVLHQNKDGGWGDTTLSKSNLSTTLLCWSALSLCEPDRTEPIQHCEAWIKERTGSLEPEVICRAVVARYGKDKTFSVPILMLCAIGGRLGPEKEAWSRVLALPFELAAMPREWFGAIGLPVVSYALPALIAIGYARFYHAPPSLLNPLHALRKALWPRISPMLKLLQPSTGGYLEATPLTSFVTMALASAGEKFHPCVPEAVRFLEDSQRPDGSWPIDTNLATWGTTLSTKALTATSEGREALDIPALKSWLLEQQYQEIHPFTNAAPGGWAWTDLPGGVPDADDTSGALVALWHLCEDEAERQALAPAVAKGVQWLMDLQNRDGGIPTFCRGWGTLPFDRSTPEITAHALHAWGLWQVVLPEELQQEVSLRIPRAIAFIARPPSRGAPGFNHVPLWFGNEHAKEEENHVYGTAQIMNHLLSSGLNTPEIKVILETGHRNLLAWQQLDGGWSGSETGPASLEETAVSVAALALHTLHAGNRTRSSAEDAVAKGTQWLVQHTATGTTFPSAPIGLYFARLWYHEQLYPVIWTLGALHAVETLSAAALPLRARASAPPQHPGVVRTKPIHIAPPSDP
- a CDS encoding valine--tRNA ligase: MPELSKTYTSNEVEERWYAQWLERGCFTADPARVSDKRPAYSIVIPPPNVTGILTLGHVLNNTIQDILARRARMLGKEVLWLPGTDHAGIATQNVVEKTLKKDGAIKHRDDLGREKMVEKIWEWKEKFGGIILKQLRALGASCDWSRTRFTMDEEYSKCVTKVFVDLYNKGLIYRGKRMVNWCPSALTALSDEEVEMRQQNGHLYYFKVEVVEEPGTWLTIATTRPETIPGDTAIAVSPKDERYAHLIGKHVRRPLPLENQAGIPIVADDHIDPQFGTGVLKVTPAHDKADFEIGQRHNLPQIDIMNPNASMNDLAGKDLQGLDRFEARKKAVELLREMGDLVKEEPYQNNVGYSERAGVPIEPRLSEQWFLKYPSVPASQAVVAEGRMRFFPDRWAKVYDHWMGGIQDWCISRQIWWGHRVPVWYREGEVYCGETAPEGDGWTQDADVLDTWFSSWLWPFATMGWPKETNDLKAFYPTTDLVTGPDIIFFWVARMIMAGYEWMGEMPFKNVYFTGIIRDKQGRKMSKSLGNSPDPLELISKFGADALRFGIMRSAPLGADVLFDEKNVELGRNFCTKLWNAARFRQMQGGASEGEIKPELLSSDDKWILARLSDAIQEVTTALEEYRFSDAAATLYRFFWSEYCDWYVEATKAVLNGSDEARKANTLAVMDFVLGHTLRLFHPFLPFITEELWQGMGFNKEMPADQGGDTIMFAPWPKSFDEAERTYFGITAEEEKFAAAKQEVVNLGRGLKSGANIASNKRVRFVLKPASELAAHEVEVVKILLNAETLDLDPAYAAPKGTPVVLTPFGELFLPLEGLIDVAAERERVKKEIAKVEAELEKVRAKLADENFTSKVPAKVLDDHRQRETDWATKLGQLQKMAEGLQ
- a CDS encoding S1C family serine protease; this encodes MKFRQFSRRLLSLLGLGGLVVVQSLSLAGPSTVETSLEDLLTLQTQIQSVQERTRKALVAIECGGGTASGVIVSPNGLVFTAAHVTGEPNRKVKVILSDGRTVEGTSLGLDTATDSAMIQLPAPAKAWPYVSISRETREVKVGDWCYALGHPGGWDVARGPVLRIGRIVKVAANMLQSDCVLMGGDSGGALFNPQGDVIGIHSQIWQGRDQNLHVSMAPFLRAWEVMKKGQVITAWAQGSGGWIGLSTEAAEGGLSIRAIAPDSPAMKAGLKEGDVIMSVNNEKLAAPVDFSQAIRNRTAGQLITLKIRSPHGERFVEVKLGQRPEQ
- a CDS encoding S1C family serine protease, which produces MRLIPSFPRPGCFSRSLVSLVCFALVGGWMLDGSVFGQEVLPDELRTNGAGSLKAVQPVKNLAMQSAIQLGKSKDNTLTGVVATPDGYILTLASEAEPLKPLRAFLPDGTSAEVREVKREDRLNLLLLKVDRAGFMPAAWGESLSLDIGHWVVCPTEHGSEVRLGVVSANRRAIPNSGAVLGVRFGLDDADVGVIVEEVAADSPANVAGILKDDLILAVDGKGVSKNEAVARIVSGRQPGDLIKIKYRRSGADKETEVRLASKSRVLMNWAGEDFGNHGTSFRTDNYPEIIQHDLPLGPMDMGGAVFDLHGRAIAINVARVDRVTNYALPVEAFLPDLLKWLREDRNAEKEKAKKREK
- a CDS encoding TOTE conflict system archaeo-eukaryotic primase domain-containing protein — translated: MNASAYRDGNDPLSRVFFGSSSREKVALFKQLFRGRPDVYARRFTSKKTGASGYQPACGNEWVRGVCEKPRIKCSECLHQRFLHLTDEVIRWHLMGKNERNEDFVAGVYPMLLDETCCFLAIDFDGQTWKEDASAVIEVCEGLGLQGALERSRSGNGGHLWFFFEQPVSAALARKLGAHLLTEAMEGRPEIGLKSYDRLFPNQDTLPQGGFGNLIALPLQKAARDDGNSEFVDPEALFASCQDQWAYLASIRRVRTNKLSEVVRAAEGRGRIIGVTSALPDDEGEPQPWTLSPSRRRAALPKATLPSSLLMVLADQIYIRKSDLSPGLRNHIVRLAAFQNPEFYKAQAMRLPTYDKPRLIGCAEELQDHIGLPRGCLDECLQMCKDMGIHPEIQDERYAGMRLGLGFQGQLRDDQKKAADALINHDTGVLAATTAFGKTVVSAWLIAMRNVNTLVLVHRQQLLEQWVERLSQFLGVPSGEIGRWGGGKKKPNGRLDVALVQSLVRKGEVDDLVANYGQLIVDECHHVSARSFELVARRAKAKYVLGLSATVDRKDGHHPIVFMQCGPVRYKVDARLAAQSRPFGHQVIVRPTAFKAMGESDPDRRMEFQRLSSGLIESDIRNAMICNDVLAAVKAGKSPLVLTERTNHLEVLHSLLRPVVANVITLQGAMGKRQLQEQLERLAGIPADVDRVVLATGKFVGEGFDDPRLDALFVTMPVSWRGTVAQYAGRLHRLYEGKKDVQIYDYADLDVPMLSRMFDKRCAGYEAVGYTILLPASALPGWPPEVPLPVEDQWKSDYAASVRRLIRDGVQQPLASLFVHVARDFPRDATGVQRARSASEAFLFERLESLGETNGKFRLNHRVSIPFDSASEMELDLYCESARLAVEIDGGQHLSSEDAYRRDRRKDALLQMNGIMVLRYLAVDVGKRLDMVLDGILSGLQCRAR